The window GACCGCCCGCTCGATGTCGCCGAGCTCGCCGAGGGCCGTGACCATCAGGATCATGATCGGGCTCGTGGCCGGGTCGCCCTTGATCCGCTCGCAGACCTCGAAGCCGGAGAGCTTCGGCATCATCACGTCGAGGAGGATCACGTCGGGGTGGAACGCGGCCACCTTGTCGAGCGTGTCGCCGCCGTCCACCGCCGTGGCGATCTCGCAGTCGATGTCGGCGAGATACGCCTCGAGCAGTTCGCGGTTGGGCTCGTTGTCGTCGGCGATGAGCACGCGGCTGCGCCGCGGCTCGGCCGCGGGCTTGTCGGTCGCCGTCCGGCGTTTGGTCATCGGCGTGTCCCCGAAATGCGTGGATGGACGGGCTGCGGCGGCCGCCGTCACGGCGCCTCGAAGAGCGACTGGCTCTTCACGATCGCCAGGTCGTCGGGAAAGGTGTGGAAGGCCTGCACGATCAGGCCCCGCGGCCGGGTCTCGACGTTGATCCAGCTCAGGGCGCCCAGTGCCAGCCGCCCCCCGG of the Planctomycetia bacterium genome contains:
- a CDS encoding two-component system response regulator, whose protein sequence is MTAAAAARPSTHFGDTPMTKRRTATDKPAAEPRRSRVLIADDNEPNRELLEAYLADIDCEIATAVDGGDTLDKVAAFHPDVILLDVMMPKLSGFEVCERIKGDPATSPIMILMVTALGELGDIERAVAAGTDDFLSKPVNRVELVKRVENMLKLRHVTDELERLRSYISTMDDDQPPR